The following proteins are co-located in the Calliphora vicina chromosome 2, idCalVici1.1, whole genome shotgun sequence genome:
- the LOC135949930 gene encoding uncharacterized protein LOC135949930 — translation MGTSAVQQWMTNEIERLSSKWQRYKPTGSGYNRIQSVRLSKSVTQMLNNPLPPEDRLGKPTPRRSSQGTKGVLGCSQSEWEEVYPNLNVNRPGLQDDVDNLQPQQFAYYRNCSTRVT, via the coding sequence ATGGGTACGTCTGCGGTGCAACAATGGATGACAAATGAAATTGAACGTTTATCCTCGAAATGGCAACGTTATAAACCAACAGGTTCGGGATATAATCGTATACAATCCGTGCGCCTTTCAAAAAGTGTTACGCAAATGCTGAACAATCCTTTGCCTCCGGAAGATCGATTGGGAAAGCCTACACCAAGAAGATCATCGCAAGGTACAAAAGGTGTTTTAGGCTGTTCACAATCCGAATGGGAGGAGGTGTATCCCAATCTAAATGTTAATCGTCCTGGCTTACAAGACGATGTTGATAATCTTCAACCTCAACAATTTGCTTACTATCGAAATTGCTCCACGAGGGTTACATAA